From the Kogia breviceps isolate mKogBre1 chromosome 15, mKogBre1 haplotype 1, whole genome shotgun sequence genome, one window contains:
- the LOC131742272 gene encoding proline dehydrogenase 1, mitochondrial isoform X5, translated as MRSGARTVTLLRLARRLLGQRLFDRLMKMTFYGQFVAGEDQESIRPLIQHNRAFGVGSILDYGVEEDLTPEEAERKEMESCTSASERDGHGTSKREKQFQAHRAFGDRRDGVVSARTYFYASEAKCDSHMETFLRCIEASGGASEDGFSAIKLTALGRPQFLLQFSDVLTKWRRFFHQMAAEQGKAGLAAMDTKLEVASLQESVVKMGIASRMEIENWFTVETLGVSGTLDLLDWGSLIDGRTELSKHLVVPNMQTGQLEPLLSRFTEEEERQMTRMLQRMDILAKKASEVGVRLMVDAEQTYFQPAISRLTLEMQRRFNVERPLIFNTYQCYLKDTYDNVTLDVELARREGWCFGAKLVRGAYMAQERARALEIGYEDPINPTYEATNTMYHRCLNYVLEELKHNARAAVMVASHNEDTVRFTLCRMEELGLHPADRQVYFGQLLGMCDQISFPLGQAGFPVYKYVPYGPVMEVLPYLSRRALENSGVMKGAQREWQLLWQELRRRLRTGSLFHRPA; from the exons ATGAGGAGTGGGGCACGGACAGTCACT TTGCTCCGTCTTGCCAGGAGACTTCTGGGGCAAAGGTTGTTCGACAGACTGATGAAGATGACCTTCTACGGGCAGTTTGTGGCTGGTGAGGACCAGGAGTCCATCCGGCCCCTGATCCAGCACAATAGGGCCTTCGGCGTGGGCTCTATCCTGGACTATGGTGTGGAGGAGGACCTGACCCCCGAGGAGGCCGAACGCAAGGAGATGGA GTCCTGTACCTCAGCATCGGAGAGGGACGGCCACG gcaCCAGTAAGAGGGAGAAGCAGTTCCAGGCCCACCGGGCATTTGGAGACCGCAGGGATGGCGTTGTCAGCGCCCGCACCTACTTCTACGCCAGCGAGGCCAAGTGTGACAGCCACATGGAGACGTTCCTGCGCTGCATCGAGGCTTCAG GTGGCGCCAGCGAGGATGGCTTCTCAGCCATTAAGCTCACCGCACTGGGGAGACCCCAGTTTCTG CTGCAGTTCTCAGATGTGCTGACCAAGTGGAGACGGTTCTTCCACCAAATGGCCGCAGAGCAGGGCAAGGCCGGCCTGGCTGCCATGGACACGAAGCTGGAGGTGGCTTCTCTGCAG GAAAGCGTGGTGAAGATGGGCATCGCGTCCCGGATGGAGATTGAGAACTGGTTCACTGTGGAGACCCTTGGCGTGTCCGg CACCCTGGACCTGCTGGACTGGGGCAGCCTCATTGACGGCAGGACTGAGCTCTCCAAGCACCTGGTGGTCCCCAACATGCAG ACAGGACAGCTGGAGCCCCTGCTGTCACGGTTCACTGAGGAGGAGGAACGGCAGATGACGAGGATGCTGCAGAGGATGGACATCCTGGCCAAG AAAGCCAGCGAGGTGGGCGTGCGGCTGATGGTGGACGCCGAGCAGACCTACTTCCAGCCGGCCATCAGCCGCCTGACGCTGGAGATGCAGCGCAGGTTCAACGTGGAGAGGCCACTCATATTCAACACGTACCAGTGCTACCTCAAG GACACCTACGACAATGTCACTCTGGATGTGGAGCTGGCTCGCCGAGAGGGCTGGTGTTTCGGGGCCAAGCTGGTGCGTGGCGCATACATGGCCCAGGAACGTGCCCGCGCCCTGGAGATTGGGTATGAGGACCCTATCAACCCCACGTACGAGGCCACCAACACCATGTACCACAG GTGCCTCAACTACGTCCTGGAGGAGCTGAAGCACAATGCCAGGGCcgcagtgatggtggcctcgcacAATGAGGACACCGTACGCTTCACGCTGTGCAG GATGGAGGAGCTGGGCCTGCACCCCGCCGATCGCCAGGTGTACTTTGGACAGCTTCTGGGTATGTGCGACCAGATAAGCTTTCCGCTAG GCCAGGCAGGCTTCCCCGTGTACAAGTACGTGCCTTACGGCCCTGTGATGGAGGTGCTGCCCTACCTGTCCCGCCGAGCCCTGGAGAACAGCGGAGTCATGAAGGGCGCTCAGAGGGAGTGGCAGCTGCTTTGGCAGGAGCTCAGGCGGAGGCTCCGCACGGGCAGCCTCTTCCACCGCCCGGCCTAG
- the LOC131742272 gene encoding proline dehydrogenase 1, mitochondrial isoform X1, whose protein sequence is MSLRRAFPELRSALSRRAPLSTAPATREQHAAGLEAVRGRGAAEAARPPVPAVDFSNTQEAYRSRRSWELARSLLVLRLCASPALLARHEQLLRLARRLLGQRLFDRLMKMTFYGQFVAGEDQESIRPLIQHNRAFGVGSILDYGVEEDLTPEEAERKEMESCTSASERDGHGTSKREKQFQAHRAFGDRRDGVVSARTYFYASEAKCDSHMETFLRCIEASGGASEDGFSAIKLTALGRPQFLLQFSDVLTKWRRFFHQMAAEQGKAGLAAMDTKLEVASLQESVVKMGIASRMEIENWFTVETLGVSGTLDLLDWGSLIDGRTELSKHLVVPNMQTGQLEPLLSRFTEEEERQMTRMLQRMDILAKKASEVGVRLMVDAEQTYFQPAISRLTLEMQRRFNVERPLIFNTYQCYLKDTYDNVTLDVELARREGWCFGAKLVRGAYMAQERARALEIGYEDPINPTYEATNTMYHRCLNYVLEELKHNARAAVMVASHNEDTVRFTLCRMEELGLHPADRQVYFGQLLGMCDQISFPLGELGFRWGAAGGQGQRRWDSPPPPLCAGQAGFPVYKYVPYGPVMEVLPYLSRRALENSGVMKGAQREWQLLWQELRRRLRTGSLFHRPA, encoded by the exons ATGAGTCTTAGGCGAGCTTTTCCCGAGCTGCGCTCCGCCCTCTCCCGCCGAGCCCCGCTGTCTACAGCGCCGGCGACCCGCGAGCAGCACGCCGCGGGCCTGGAAGCCGTGCGGGGGCGCGGGGCGGCCGAGGCCGCGCGGCCGCCAGTGCCCGCCGTGGACTTCAGCAACACGCAGGAGGCGTACCGGAGCCGGCGCAGCTGGGAGCTGGCGCGAAGCCTGCTGGTGCTGCGCCTTTGCGCCTCTCCCGCGTTGCTGGCGCGCCACGAGCAG TTGCTCCGTCTTGCCAGGAGACTTCTGGGGCAAAGGTTGTTCGACAGACTGATGAAGATGACCTTCTACGGGCAGTTTGTGGCTGGTGAGGACCAGGAGTCCATCCGGCCCCTGATCCAGCACAATAGGGCCTTCGGCGTGGGCTCTATCCTGGACTATGGTGTGGAGGAGGACCTGACCCCCGAGGAGGCCGAACGCAAGGAGATGGA GTCCTGTACCTCAGCATCGGAGAGGGACGGCCACG gcaCCAGTAAGAGGGAGAAGCAGTTCCAGGCCCACCGGGCATTTGGAGACCGCAGGGATGGCGTTGTCAGCGCCCGCACCTACTTCTACGCCAGCGAGGCCAAGTGTGACAGCCACATGGAGACGTTCCTGCGCTGCATCGAGGCTTCAG GTGGCGCCAGCGAGGATGGCTTCTCAGCCATTAAGCTCACCGCACTGGGGAGACCCCAGTTTCTG CTGCAGTTCTCAGATGTGCTGACCAAGTGGAGACGGTTCTTCCACCAAATGGCCGCAGAGCAGGGCAAGGCCGGCCTGGCTGCCATGGACACGAAGCTGGAGGTGGCTTCTCTGCAG GAAAGCGTGGTGAAGATGGGCATCGCGTCCCGGATGGAGATTGAGAACTGGTTCACTGTGGAGACCCTTGGCGTGTCCGg CACCCTGGACCTGCTGGACTGGGGCAGCCTCATTGACGGCAGGACTGAGCTCTCCAAGCACCTGGTGGTCCCCAACATGCAG ACAGGACAGCTGGAGCCCCTGCTGTCACGGTTCACTGAGGAGGAGGAACGGCAGATGACGAGGATGCTGCAGAGGATGGACATCCTGGCCAAG AAAGCCAGCGAGGTGGGCGTGCGGCTGATGGTGGACGCCGAGCAGACCTACTTCCAGCCGGCCATCAGCCGCCTGACGCTGGAGATGCAGCGCAGGTTCAACGTGGAGAGGCCACTCATATTCAACACGTACCAGTGCTACCTCAAG GACACCTACGACAATGTCACTCTGGATGTGGAGCTGGCTCGCCGAGAGGGCTGGTGTTTCGGGGCCAAGCTGGTGCGTGGCGCATACATGGCCCAGGAACGTGCCCGCGCCCTGGAGATTGGGTATGAGGACCCTATCAACCCCACGTACGAGGCCACCAACACCATGTACCACAG GTGCCTCAACTACGTCCTGGAGGAGCTGAAGCACAATGCCAGGGCcgcagtgatggtggcctcgcacAATGAGGACACCGTACGCTTCACGCTGTGCAG GATGGAGGAGCTGGGCCTGCACCCCGCCGATCGCCAGGTGTACTTTGGACAGCTTCTGGGTATGTGCGACCAGATAAGCTTTCCGCTAGGTGAGCTGGGCTTCcggtggggggcggcgggggggcaggggcagaggcgCTGGgactcaccacctccacccctgtgTGCAGGCCAGGCAGGCTTCCCCGTGTACAAGTACGTGCCTTACGGCCCTGTGATGGAGGTGCTGCCCTACCTGTCCCGCCGAGCCCTGGAGAACAGCGGAGTCATGAAGGGCGCTCAGAGGGAGTGGCAGCTGCTTTGGCAGGAGCTCAGGCGGAGGCTCCGCACGGGCAGCCTCTTCCACCGCCCGGCCTAG
- the LOC131742272 gene encoding proline dehydrogenase 1, mitochondrial isoform X4, whose protein sequence is MRSGARTVTLLRLARRLLGQRLFDRLMKMTFYGQFVAGEDQESIRPLIQHNRAFGVGSILDYGVEEDLTPEEAERKEMESCTSASERDGHGTSKREKQFQAHRAFGDRRDGVVSARTYFYASEAKCDSHMETFLRCIEASGGASEDGFSAIKLTALGRPQFLLQFSDVLTKWRRFFHQMAAEQGKAGLAAMDTKLEVASLQESVVKMGIASRMEIENWFTVETLGVSGTLDLLDWGSLIDGRTELSKHLVVPNMQTGQLEPLLSRFTEEEERQMTRMLQRMDILAKKASEVGVRLMVDAEQTYFQPAISRLTLEMQRRFNVERPLIFNTYQCYLKDTYDNVTLDVELARREGWCFGAKLVRGAYMAQERARALEIGYEDPINPTYEATNTMYHRCLNYVLEELKHNARAAVMVASHNEDTVRFTLCRMEELGLHPADRQVYFGQLLGMCDQISFPLGELGFRWGAAGGQGQRRWDSPPPPLCAGQAGFPVYKYVPYGPVMEVLPYLSRRALENSGVMKGAQREWQLLWQELRRRLRTGSLFHRPA, encoded by the exons ATGAGGAGTGGGGCACGGACAGTCACT TTGCTCCGTCTTGCCAGGAGACTTCTGGGGCAAAGGTTGTTCGACAGACTGATGAAGATGACCTTCTACGGGCAGTTTGTGGCTGGTGAGGACCAGGAGTCCATCCGGCCCCTGATCCAGCACAATAGGGCCTTCGGCGTGGGCTCTATCCTGGACTATGGTGTGGAGGAGGACCTGACCCCCGAGGAGGCCGAACGCAAGGAGATGGA GTCCTGTACCTCAGCATCGGAGAGGGACGGCCACG gcaCCAGTAAGAGGGAGAAGCAGTTCCAGGCCCACCGGGCATTTGGAGACCGCAGGGATGGCGTTGTCAGCGCCCGCACCTACTTCTACGCCAGCGAGGCCAAGTGTGACAGCCACATGGAGACGTTCCTGCGCTGCATCGAGGCTTCAG GTGGCGCCAGCGAGGATGGCTTCTCAGCCATTAAGCTCACCGCACTGGGGAGACCCCAGTTTCTG CTGCAGTTCTCAGATGTGCTGACCAAGTGGAGACGGTTCTTCCACCAAATGGCCGCAGAGCAGGGCAAGGCCGGCCTGGCTGCCATGGACACGAAGCTGGAGGTGGCTTCTCTGCAG GAAAGCGTGGTGAAGATGGGCATCGCGTCCCGGATGGAGATTGAGAACTGGTTCACTGTGGAGACCCTTGGCGTGTCCGg CACCCTGGACCTGCTGGACTGGGGCAGCCTCATTGACGGCAGGACTGAGCTCTCCAAGCACCTGGTGGTCCCCAACATGCAG ACAGGACAGCTGGAGCCCCTGCTGTCACGGTTCACTGAGGAGGAGGAACGGCAGATGACGAGGATGCTGCAGAGGATGGACATCCTGGCCAAG AAAGCCAGCGAGGTGGGCGTGCGGCTGATGGTGGACGCCGAGCAGACCTACTTCCAGCCGGCCATCAGCCGCCTGACGCTGGAGATGCAGCGCAGGTTCAACGTGGAGAGGCCACTCATATTCAACACGTACCAGTGCTACCTCAAG GACACCTACGACAATGTCACTCTGGATGTGGAGCTGGCTCGCCGAGAGGGCTGGTGTTTCGGGGCCAAGCTGGTGCGTGGCGCATACATGGCCCAGGAACGTGCCCGCGCCCTGGAGATTGGGTATGAGGACCCTATCAACCCCACGTACGAGGCCACCAACACCATGTACCACAG GTGCCTCAACTACGTCCTGGAGGAGCTGAAGCACAATGCCAGGGCcgcagtgatggtggcctcgcacAATGAGGACACCGTACGCTTCACGCTGTGCAG GATGGAGGAGCTGGGCCTGCACCCCGCCGATCGCCAGGTGTACTTTGGACAGCTTCTGGGTATGTGCGACCAGATAAGCTTTCCGCTAGGTGAGCTGGGCTTCcggtggggggcggcgggggggcaggggcagaggcgCTGGgactcaccacctccacccctgtgTGCAGGCCAGGCAGGCTTCCCCGTGTACAAGTACGTGCCTTACGGCCCTGTGATGGAGGTGCTGCCCTACCTGTCCCGCCGAGCCCTGGAGAACAGCGGAGTCATGAAGGGCGCTCAGAGGGAGTGGCAGCTGCTTTGGCAGGAGCTCAGGCGGAGGCTCCGCACGGGCAGCCTCTTCCACCGCCCGGCCTAG
- the LOC131742272 gene encoding proline dehydrogenase 1, mitochondrial isoform X2, whose amino-acid sequence MSLRRAFPELRSALSRRAPLSTAPATREQHAAGLEAVRGRGAAEAARPPVPAVDFSNTQEAYRSRRSWELARSLLVLRLCASPALLARHEQLLRLARRLLGQRLFDRLMKMTFYGQFVAGEDQESIRPLIQHNRAFGVGSILDYGVEEDLTPEEAERKEMESCTSASERDGHGTSKREKQFQAHRAFGDRRDGVVSARTYFYASEAKCDSHMETFLRCIEASGGASEDGFSAIKLTALGRPQFLLQFSDVLTKWRRFFHQMAAEQGKAGLAAMDTKLEVASLQESVVKMGIASRMEIENWFTVETLGVSGTLDLLDWGSLIDGRTELSKHLVVPNMQTGQLEPLLSRFTEEEERQMTRMLQRMDILAKKASEVGVRLMVDAEQTYFQPAISRLTLEMQRRFNVERPLIFNTYQCYLKDTYDNVTLDVELARREGWCFGAKLVRGAYMAQERARALEIGYEDPINPTYEATNTMYHRCLNYVLEELKHNARAAVMVASHNEDTVRFTLCRMEELGLHPADRQVYFGQLLGMCDQISFPLGQAGFPVYKYVPYGPVMEVLPYLSRRALENSGVMKGAQREWQLLWQELRRRLRTGSLFHRPA is encoded by the exons ATGAGTCTTAGGCGAGCTTTTCCCGAGCTGCGCTCCGCCCTCTCCCGCCGAGCCCCGCTGTCTACAGCGCCGGCGACCCGCGAGCAGCACGCCGCGGGCCTGGAAGCCGTGCGGGGGCGCGGGGCGGCCGAGGCCGCGCGGCCGCCAGTGCCCGCCGTGGACTTCAGCAACACGCAGGAGGCGTACCGGAGCCGGCGCAGCTGGGAGCTGGCGCGAAGCCTGCTGGTGCTGCGCCTTTGCGCCTCTCCCGCGTTGCTGGCGCGCCACGAGCAG TTGCTCCGTCTTGCCAGGAGACTTCTGGGGCAAAGGTTGTTCGACAGACTGATGAAGATGACCTTCTACGGGCAGTTTGTGGCTGGTGAGGACCAGGAGTCCATCCGGCCCCTGATCCAGCACAATAGGGCCTTCGGCGTGGGCTCTATCCTGGACTATGGTGTGGAGGAGGACCTGACCCCCGAGGAGGCCGAACGCAAGGAGATGGA GTCCTGTACCTCAGCATCGGAGAGGGACGGCCACG gcaCCAGTAAGAGGGAGAAGCAGTTCCAGGCCCACCGGGCATTTGGAGACCGCAGGGATGGCGTTGTCAGCGCCCGCACCTACTTCTACGCCAGCGAGGCCAAGTGTGACAGCCACATGGAGACGTTCCTGCGCTGCATCGAGGCTTCAG GTGGCGCCAGCGAGGATGGCTTCTCAGCCATTAAGCTCACCGCACTGGGGAGACCCCAGTTTCTG CTGCAGTTCTCAGATGTGCTGACCAAGTGGAGACGGTTCTTCCACCAAATGGCCGCAGAGCAGGGCAAGGCCGGCCTGGCTGCCATGGACACGAAGCTGGAGGTGGCTTCTCTGCAG GAAAGCGTGGTGAAGATGGGCATCGCGTCCCGGATGGAGATTGAGAACTGGTTCACTGTGGAGACCCTTGGCGTGTCCGg CACCCTGGACCTGCTGGACTGGGGCAGCCTCATTGACGGCAGGACTGAGCTCTCCAAGCACCTGGTGGTCCCCAACATGCAG ACAGGACAGCTGGAGCCCCTGCTGTCACGGTTCACTGAGGAGGAGGAACGGCAGATGACGAGGATGCTGCAGAGGATGGACATCCTGGCCAAG AAAGCCAGCGAGGTGGGCGTGCGGCTGATGGTGGACGCCGAGCAGACCTACTTCCAGCCGGCCATCAGCCGCCTGACGCTGGAGATGCAGCGCAGGTTCAACGTGGAGAGGCCACTCATATTCAACACGTACCAGTGCTACCTCAAG GACACCTACGACAATGTCACTCTGGATGTGGAGCTGGCTCGCCGAGAGGGCTGGTGTTTCGGGGCCAAGCTGGTGCGTGGCGCATACATGGCCCAGGAACGTGCCCGCGCCCTGGAGATTGGGTATGAGGACCCTATCAACCCCACGTACGAGGCCACCAACACCATGTACCACAG GTGCCTCAACTACGTCCTGGAGGAGCTGAAGCACAATGCCAGGGCcgcagtgatggtggcctcgcacAATGAGGACACCGTACGCTTCACGCTGTGCAG GATGGAGGAGCTGGGCCTGCACCCCGCCGATCGCCAGGTGTACTTTGGACAGCTTCTGGGTATGTGCGACCAGATAAGCTTTCCGCTAG GCCAGGCAGGCTTCCCCGTGTACAAGTACGTGCCTTACGGCCCTGTGATGGAGGTGCTGCCCTACCTGTCCCGCCGAGCCCTGGAGAACAGCGGAGTCATGAAGGGCGCTCAGAGGGAGTGGCAGCTGCTTTGGCAGGAGCTCAGGCGGAGGCTCCGCACGGGCAGCCTCTTCCACCGCCCGGCCTAG
- the LOC131742272 gene encoding proline dehydrogenase 1, mitochondrial isoform X3, which produces MSLRRAFPELRSALSRRAPLSTAPATREQHAAGLEAVRGRGAAEAARPPVPAVDFSNTQEAYRSRRSWELARSLLVLRLCASPALLARHEQLLRLARRLLGQRLFDRLMKMTFYGQFVAGEDQESIRPLIQHNRAFGVGSILDYGVEEDLTPEEAERKEMESCTSASERDGHGTSKREKQFQAHRAFGDRRDGVVSARTYFYASEAKCDSHMETFLRCIEASGGASEDGFSAIKLTALGRPQFLESVVKMGIASRMEIENWFTVETLGVSGTLDLLDWGSLIDGRTELSKHLVVPNMQTGQLEPLLSRFTEEEERQMTRMLQRMDILAKKASEVGVRLMVDAEQTYFQPAISRLTLEMQRRFNVERPLIFNTYQCYLKDTYDNVTLDVELARREGWCFGAKLVRGAYMAQERARALEIGYEDPINPTYEATNTMYHRCLNYVLEELKHNARAAVMVASHNEDTVRFTLCRMEELGLHPADRQVYFGQLLGMCDQISFPLGQAGFPVYKYVPYGPVMEVLPYLSRRALENSGVMKGAQREWQLLWQELRRRLRTGSLFHRPA; this is translated from the exons ATGAGTCTTAGGCGAGCTTTTCCCGAGCTGCGCTCCGCCCTCTCCCGCCGAGCCCCGCTGTCTACAGCGCCGGCGACCCGCGAGCAGCACGCCGCGGGCCTGGAAGCCGTGCGGGGGCGCGGGGCGGCCGAGGCCGCGCGGCCGCCAGTGCCCGCCGTGGACTTCAGCAACACGCAGGAGGCGTACCGGAGCCGGCGCAGCTGGGAGCTGGCGCGAAGCCTGCTGGTGCTGCGCCTTTGCGCCTCTCCCGCGTTGCTGGCGCGCCACGAGCAG TTGCTCCGTCTTGCCAGGAGACTTCTGGGGCAAAGGTTGTTCGACAGACTGATGAAGATGACCTTCTACGGGCAGTTTGTGGCTGGTGAGGACCAGGAGTCCATCCGGCCCCTGATCCAGCACAATAGGGCCTTCGGCGTGGGCTCTATCCTGGACTATGGTGTGGAGGAGGACCTGACCCCCGAGGAGGCCGAACGCAAGGAGATGGA GTCCTGTACCTCAGCATCGGAGAGGGACGGCCACG gcaCCAGTAAGAGGGAGAAGCAGTTCCAGGCCCACCGGGCATTTGGAGACCGCAGGGATGGCGTTGTCAGCGCCCGCACCTACTTCTACGCCAGCGAGGCCAAGTGTGACAGCCACATGGAGACGTTCCTGCGCTGCATCGAGGCTTCAG GTGGCGCCAGCGAGGATGGCTTCTCAGCCATTAAGCTCACCGCACTGGGGAGACCCCAGTTTCTG GAAAGCGTGGTGAAGATGGGCATCGCGTCCCGGATGGAGATTGAGAACTGGTTCACTGTGGAGACCCTTGGCGTGTCCGg CACCCTGGACCTGCTGGACTGGGGCAGCCTCATTGACGGCAGGACTGAGCTCTCCAAGCACCTGGTGGTCCCCAACATGCAG ACAGGACAGCTGGAGCCCCTGCTGTCACGGTTCACTGAGGAGGAGGAACGGCAGATGACGAGGATGCTGCAGAGGATGGACATCCTGGCCAAG AAAGCCAGCGAGGTGGGCGTGCGGCTGATGGTGGACGCCGAGCAGACCTACTTCCAGCCGGCCATCAGCCGCCTGACGCTGGAGATGCAGCGCAGGTTCAACGTGGAGAGGCCACTCATATTCAACACGTACCAGTGCTACCTCAAG GACACCTACGACAATGTCACTCTGGATGTGGAGCTGGCTCGCCGAGAGGGCTGGTGTTTCGGGGCCAAGCTGGTGCGTGGCGCATACATGGCCCAGGAACGTGCCCGCGCCCTGGAGATTGGGTATGAGGACCCTATCAACCCCACGTACGAGGCCACCAACACCATGTACCACAG GTGCCTCAACTACGTCCTGGAGGAGCTGAAGCACAATGCCAGGGCcgcagtgatggtggcctcgcacAATGAGGACACCGTACGCTTCACGCTGTGCAG GATGGAGGAGCTGGGCCTGCACCCCGCCGATCGCCAGGTGTACTTTGGACAGCTTCTGGGTATGTGCGACCAGATAAGCTTTCCGCTAG GCCAGGCAGGCTTCCCCGTGTACAAGTACGTGCCTTACGGCCCTGTGATGGAGGTGCTGCCCTACCTGTCCCGCCGAGCCCTGGAGAACAGCGGAGTCATGAAGGGCGCTCAGAGGGAGTGGCAGCTGCTTTGGCAGGAGCTCAGGCGGAGGCTCCGCACGGGCAGCCTCTTCCACCGCCCGGCCTAG